The following are encoded in a window of Flavobacterium sp. WC2421 genomic DNA:
- the recR gene encoding recombination mediator RecR codes for MEFSSKLIEKAVNEIAQLPGIGKRSALRLALHLLKQPKEQTGFLAQALINMREDIKYCENCHNISDSVTCEICANKNRNHQIVCVVEDIRDVMAIENTGQFRGIYHVLGGKISPIDGVGPSQLKISTLVEKVKLGNVSEVIFALSSTMEGDTTNFYIFKQIAHSDVVVSTIARGIAVGDELEYADEVTLGRSILQRVPFEKSFKNN; via the coding sequence ATGGAATTTTCTTCAAAATTAATAGAGAAAGCAGTAAACGAAATAGCTCAATTACCTGGTATAGGTAAAAGATCTGCTTTGCGTTTGGCACTGCATTTATTGAAACAACCCAAAGAGCAAACTGGTTTTTTAGCTCAAGCATTAATAAATATGCGAGAGGATATCAAATATTGTGAGAATTGCCATAATATTTCGGACAGTGTTACTTGTGAAATTTGTGCCAATAAAAATAGAAACCATCAAATTGTGTGTGTAGTTGAAGACATTCGCGATGTAATGGCTATTGAAAACACAGGACAGTTTAGGGGAATATATCATGTGTTGGGAGGGAAAATTTCGCCTATTGATGGGGTGGGTCCTAGTCAGTTAAAAATTAGTACTCTTGTTGAAAAGGTAAAATTGGGAAATGTAAGCGAGGTAATCTTTGCGTTAAGCTCCACAATGGAAGGGGACACAACAAATTTTTATATTTTCAAACAAATTGCCCATTCTGATGTTGTAGTATCAACAATTGCTCGAGGAATTGCTGTTGGTGATGAACTTGAATATGCGGATGAAGTTACTTTGGGGAGAAGTATATTGCAAAGAGTTCCATTTGAAAAGTCATTCAAAAATAATTAA
- a CDS encoding polysaccharide biosynthesis/export family protein yields MNKNIFYLLLSISVLLTSCISTHDLIYLQNKDGVTTENSISAVMSKPYRLQTNDVLSINIKAIDPKLVAIFSTTESAEAGKSESELYFSGFTVDDHGNIRMPILGELNVIGYTLDEIRIRIEKQLLEEYFKKEANIFVTVRLAGFKYTINGEVGSTGTKILFQDHVNIMEAIANSGDITITGNRKAVTIIRQSPTGSEMHDIDLTDINVMNSPYFYLQPNDYIYVKPLKQKTWGTGKTGIESLGTIITLLSLATTTFLLLKN; encoded by the coding sequence ATGAACAAGAATATATTCTATTTATTGCTAAGTATTAGTGTGTTATTAACTTCGTGTATTTCAACTCATGATTTAATTTATTTGCAAAATAAAGACGGTGTAACTACCGAAAATTCTATTTCTGCAGTTATGTCAAAGCCGTATCGATTGCAAACAAATGATGTTTTAAGTATCAATATAAAAGCAATTGATCCAAAATTAGTGGCAATTTTTAGCACAACTGAAAGTGCTGAAGCTGGAAAGTCTGAATCAGAACTGTATTTTAGTGGTTTTACTGTTGATGATCATGGGAATATAAGAATGCCAATTTTGGGAGAACTAAATGTTATTGGATATACTCTTGATGAAATAAGAATTAGAATCGAGAAACAATTGCTGGAAGAATATTTTAAAAAGGAAGCGAATATATTTGTAACCGTTAGATTGGCTGGATTCAAATACACAATAAATGGTGAAGTTGGTAGTACGGGTACTAAAATTTTGTTTCAAGATCATGTAAATATAATGGAAGCAATTGCTAATTCGGGTGATATTACGATTACCGGAAATAGAAAAGCGGTTACCATAATAAGACAATCTCCCACTGGAAGTGAGATGCATGATATCGATTTGACGGATATCAATGTAATGAATTCTCCTTATTTTTATTTGCAACCTAATGATTATATATATGTTAAGCCACTCAAGCAAAAAACTTGGGGAACAGGAAAAACGGGTATAGAATCTTTAGGGACGATTATAACTTTATTATCATTGGCTACAACTACTTTTTTATTATTAAAAAATTAA
- a CDS encoding polysaccharide biosynthesis tyrosine autokinase, with protein MLDIKDFSIFENQVSFDFKGFLIKIGSYWKWFLISLLITFTIAYQVNIRKEKVFSMETVISVKEESNPLFTSNTSLVFNWGGTSDQVQTISTTLQSRSHNELVVDKLQYYIDYLTQGKYNMVDAYGAVPFYVSIDKAKGQIAGNLISIKFLSDTEYEIKIPFENNAVSIINYTDNSYSSTAVAVGEFVKKYKVGEQVSLPFLNWKLLIKGNPGFYKGNEYFVRFNDFDGTVSRYKGINVRSDDKGASIITLGMQGGNKARMVEYLNSTVKMLIKRQLDDKNRFATNTIGFIDSTLVAMESQLKETGNELKTFRKGKNIYDIEEGGGKFSDQMLEFDVKKDEITRKMAYYNSLKSYLKNSVDYSRLPAPSVAGIEDPNIAVNISKLIALSTQRSEMAYAVKSEKIFKDFDNQMEAVKNVLLVNIASAKSSLEFDLAMVNSKINQAESTIKALPDDQQELIKIKRKYDLSDNIYSTFLQKRSEADIVKAANLSDIHFIDPAKDIGGGLIGPKTSVNYVLALFLGILFPLLFVFIIFFINNSIQNTEDISKLTKSPIIGVVGLNKEITDLAVYDRPKSALSESFRAIRSSLQFLYKQQNVEGAKTLMITSSVSAEGKTFCSINIATVFALSEKKTVIIGLDLRKPKLFDEFNLANDVGIVNYLIKQKSVDEIINHTQIPYLDVILSGPVPPNPSELLMGDGMGKLMEELKEKYDYIILDTPPVGLVSDALELSQYSDVTLYIVRQNFSKKEMITLLNNRIKRGELDNASIIFNGFENKAKYGAGYGYGYGYGYGYGPYSNGYHDDDKPKSIIQKVISTFRKV; from the coding sequence ATGTTAGATATAAAAGATTTTTCGATTTTTGAAAACCAAGTAAGTTTTGACTTTAAGGGTTTTTTGATAAAAATCGGAAGCTACTGGAAATGGTTTCTTATCAGCTTACTGATTACATTTACGATTGCTTACCAAGTAAATATTCGTAAGGAAAAGGTGTTTAGTATGGAGACGGTTATTTCTGTAAAAGAAGAAAGTAATCCTCTTTTTACCTCCAATACTAGTTTAGTTTTTAATTGGGGAGGAACGTCTGATCAGGTTCAGACTATTTCTACTACACTTCAATCGCGTTCCCATAATGAGTTGGTCGTCGATAAACTGCAGTATTACATTGATTATCTGACTCAAGGGAAATACAATATGGTGGATGCCTATGGGGCTGTACCTTTTTATGTAAGTATTGATAAAGCAAAAGGACAAATTGCAGGTAATCTAATTAGTATTAAATTTCTTAGTGATACCGAGTATGAAATCAAAATCCCTTTTGAGAATAATGCTGTTTCAATAATCAACTATACGGATAACTCCTATAGTAGCACGGCTGTGGCTGTGGGTGAATTTGTAAAAAAATATAAAGTAGGAGAACAGGTTTCCTTGCCTTTCTTAAATTGGAAATTACTAATAAAAGGCAACCCAGGTTTTTATAAAGGGAATGAATATTTTGTGCGTTTTAATGATTTTGACGGAACTGTTTCTCGTTATAAAGGTATAAATGTTCGTTCAGATGATAAAGGGGCATCTATAATTACCTTGGGAATGCAGGGAGGAAATAAGGCAAGAATGGTTGAGTATTTGAATTCGACTGTAAAGATGCTTATTAAAAGACAATTAGATGATAAAAATCGATTTGCTACAAATACAATAGGTTTTATAGATAGTACGCTAGTTGCAATGGAATCCCAGTTAAAAGAAACAGGGAATGAGTTAAAAACATTTAGGAAGGGTAAAAATATATACGATATTGAAGAAGGTGGTGGTAAGTTTTCGGATCAAATGTTAGAATTTGATGTAAAGAAAGATGAGATTACTCGTAAAATGGCCTATTATAATTCTTTAAAGTCTTATTTGAAGAATAGTGTTGATTATTCTAGACTACCGGCTCCATCAGTGGCAGGAATTGAAGATCCAAATATTGCCGTTAACATATCTAAGTTGATTGCGTTATCTACTCAAAGATCTGAAATGGCCTATGCAGTAAAAAGCGAAAAAATATTCAAGGATTTTGATAATCAAATGGAGGCCGTTAAAAATGTTTTGCTAGTGAACATAGCATCGGCTAAATCTTCTTTAGAGTTTGATTTAGCAATGGTTAACAGTAAAATTAATCAAGCAGAAAGTACCATTAAAGCACTTCCTGATGATCAGCAAGAGTTGATTAAAATTAAGCGAAAGTATGATCTAAGTGATAATATCTATAGCACTTTTTTGCAAAAAAGAAGTGAGGCAGATATTGTTAAAGCAGCCAATTTATCAGATATTCATTTTATTGATCCTGCAAAAGATATTGGTGGTGGATTAATTGGTCCTAAAACATCGGTGAATTATGTTTTAGCTCTGTTTCTTGGGATTCTATTTCCTTTGCTTTTTGTGTTTATTATTTTTTTTATTAATAATTCGATTCAGAATACAGAAGACATTAGTAAGTTAACAAAAAGTCCTATAATTGGGGTAGTTGGATTAAATAAAGAAATTACAGATTTGGCCGTTTATGACAGGCCAAAATCAGCCTTGTCAGAATCTTTTAGGGCCATTCGATCATCACTTCAATTTTTATATAAACAGCAAAATGTTGAGGGTGCAAAAACACTTATGATAACATCTTCGGTCAGTGCTGAAGGGAAAACATTTTGTTCTATAAATATTGCTACTGTATTTGCATTAAGTGAAAAAAAGACGGTAATTATAGGATTGGATTTAAGAAAACCTAAGTTATTTGATGAATTTAATTTAGCGAATGATGTGGGAATTGTAAATTATTTAATTAAACAAAAAAGTGTTGATGAAATAATAAATCATACACAGATTCCCTATCTTGATGTTATTCTTTCAGGGCCTGTTCCTCCTAATCCTTCAGAGCTACTTATGGGAGATGGTATGGGGAAATTAATGGAAGAATTAAAGGAGAAATACGATTATATTATTTTGGACACACCACCAGTTGGACTTGTGTCTGACGCATTAGAGTTGTCTCAATATTCGGATGTTACTTTATATATAGTTAGGCAAAATTTCTCAAAGAAAGAAATGATTACTTTGTTAAACAATAGAATTAAACGAGGAGAACTGGATAATGCAAGTATCATTTTTAATGGCTTTGAGAATAAGGCAAAATATGGTGCGGGTTATGGATACGGTTATGGCTATGGCTACGGATATGGACCTTATTCAAATGGATATCATGATGATGACAAGCCAAAATCGATTATTCAAAAAGTTATTAGTACATTCCGTAAAGTATAA
- a CDS encoding SDR family oxidoreductase, protein MKQETKSTLLITGGAGFIGSNLCEYFLEKEYKVICLDNFATGHRYNLKGFINHPNFKLIEGDIRNVIDCANAVKGVDYVLHQAALGSVPRSINDPITTNDVNVSGFLNMLVASREAKVKRFIYAASSSTYGDSVGLPKVEEVIGKPLSPYAITKYVNELYAETFSKTYGLETIGLRYFNVFGRKQDPKGAYAAVIPKFVMQLMQHESPKINGDGNFSRDFTYIDNVIQMNELAMTTQNPLAINTVYNTAYGDRNTLNNLVSYLKEYLSKYDSKIANIEVEYGPDREGDIPHSLASIDKAKGLLGYDPKYSLQEGLKEAVDWYWKNLK, encoded by the coding sequence ATGAAACAAGAAACAAAAAGTACACTTTTAATTACTGGTGGAGCTGGATTTATAGGCTCTAATCTGTGCGAATATTTTTTGGAAAAAGAATACAAAGTTATTTGTTTGGATAATTTTGCAACGGGGCATAGGTACAATTTGAAGGGTTTTATAAATCATCCTAATTTTAAATTAATAGAAGGAGATATTCGTAATGTAATTGATTGTGCGAATGCGGTGAAAGGCGTTGACTATGTTTTGCATCAAGCAGCCCTTGGCTCTGTTCCACGATCTATTAATGATCCAATTACGACAAATGATGTTAATGTTTCTGGTTTTTTGAATATGTTGGTTGCTTCAAGAGAGGCAAAAGTGAAGCGATTTATTTATGCTGCAAGTTCCTCTACTTATGGAGACTCAGTTGGTTTACCAAAGGTTGAAGAAGTGATAGGGAAGCCATTATCTCCTTATGCTATAACAAAATATGTTAACGAATTGTATGCGGAAACCTTTAGTAAAACCTATGGATTAGAAACAATTGGGTTGCGATATTTTAATGTGTTTGGTAGAAAACAAGATCCAAAAGGGGCGTATGCCGCCGTGATACCAAAATTTGTGATGCAGTTAATGCAGCATGAAAGTCCAAAAATTAACGGGGATGGGAATTTTTCACGTGATTTCACTTATATAGATAATGTAATCCAAATGAATGAATTGGCTATGACAACTCAGAATCCTTTAGCAATTAATACCGTTTATAATACTGCTTATGGAGATCGAAATACATTGAATAATTTAGTAAGTTATTTAAAAGAGTATTTATCAAAATACGATTCTAAAATTGCAAATATAGAAGTAGAGTATGGTCCCGACAGAGAAGGGGATATTCCTCATTCTTTGGCTAGTATTGATAAAGCAAAAGGATTGTTAGGTTATGATCCTAAATATTCTTTGCAAGAAGGGTTAAAAGAAGCAGTAGATTGGTATTGGAAAAATTTGAAGTAA
- a CDS encoding UDP-glucose 6-dehydrogenase: MSITKICCIGAGYVGGPTMAVIAQKCPHIQVTVVDLNEERIAAWNDENVDNIPIYEPGLSDIVAEARGRNLFFSTNVEKAIDEAQIIFISVNTPTKTYGKGKGMAADLKYIELCARQIARIAKDNKIVVEKSTLPVRTAEAIKSILDNTGNGVQFQILSNPEFLAEGTAVTDLLNPDRILIGGDTSVEGQKAIQSLVDVYANWVPADKILTTNVWSSELSKLTANAFLAQRISSVNAMSELCEKTGADVNEVARAIGMDSRIGPKFLKASVGFGGSCFQKDILNLVYIAKSYGLNEVADYWEQVIIMNDHQKRRFSNKMVQTLYNTVADKKIAFLGWAFKKDTNDTRESAAIYIADDLINEQAQIAVYDPKVSSKKVLADLDYLETRTSEKNSANVTSFSSPYEACASAHAIAVLTEWDEFIAYDWQKIYDGMQKPAFVFDGRNILNRVALESIGFIYQGIGS; this comes from the coding sequence ATGAGTATTACAAAAATTTGTTGCATAGGAGCTGGTTATGTTGGAGGTCCTACAATGGCAGTTATTGCACAAAAATGTCCGCATATTCAGGTTACAGTTGTTGACTTAAATGAAGAAAGAATTGCGGCATGGAATGATGAGAATGTGGATAATATTCCAATCTATGAACCAGGACTTTCTGATATTGTTGCTGAGGCTAGAGGAAGAAATTTGTTTTTCTCTACTAATGTAGAAAAAGCAATTGATGAGGCTCAGATTATTTTTATATCAGTAAATACGCCTACTAAAACCTATGGAAAAGGGAAAGGAATGGCTGCTGATTTAAAGTACATTGAGTTGTGTGCGAGACAAATTGCTCGTATAGCAAAAGACAATAAAATAGTGGTGGAGAAATCAACCTTGCCAGTTAGAACCGCTGAAGCGATTAAAAGTATTTTAGACAATACAGGAAATGGTGTTCAATTTCAGATTCTTTCTAATCCTGAGTTTTTGGCAGAAGGAACTGCAGTTACTGACTTATTGAATCCTGACCGAATATTAATAGGTGGAGACACATCAGTAGAGGGGCAAAAAGCCATACAGTCACTAGTTGATGTTTATGCAAATTGGGTTCCTGCAGATAAGATATTAACTACAAACGTTTGGTCATCTGAATTGTCTAAACTGACAGCTAATGCTTTTCTAGCACAACGAATCTCATCAGTTAATGCCATGTCTGAACTTTGTGAAAAAACGGGTGCTGATGTGAACGAAGTAGCAAGAGCTATTGGAATGGATAGTAGAATTGGTCCTAAGTTTCTAAAAGCATCTGTTGGTTTTGGAGGTTCTTGTTTTCAAAAAGACATCTTAAATTTAGTATACATTGCTAAATCCTATGGATTGAATGAAGTGGCTGATTATTGGGAGCAAGTTATTATAATGAATGACCACCAAAAAAGGCGTTTTTCTAATAAAATGGTTCAAACGCTTTATAATACGGTTGCCGATAAAAAAATAGCATTTTTAGGTTGGGCCTTTAAAAAAGACACCAACGATACAAGAGAATCTGCGGCTATTTATATTGCGGATGATTTAATAAATGAACAAGCTCAAATTGCAGTATATGACCCTAAGGTATCTTCTAAAAAAGTACTAGCAGATTTGGATTATCTTGAAACGAGAACTTCTGAGAAAAATAGTGCCAATGTAACTTCGTTTTCGAGTCCTTATGAAGCTTGTGCGTCTGCACATGCTATAGCCGTTTTGACGGAATGGGATGAGTTTATAGCATATGACTGGCAAAAAATTTATGATGGGATGCAAAAGCCTGCTTTTGTCTTTGATGGAAGAAATATATTAAATCGTGTAGCATTAGAATCTATTGGGTTTATTTACCAAGGAATAGGATCGTAA
- a CDS encoding UpxY family transcription antiterminator → MMNWYVVYTKPKWEKKVAEQLTNAGVECYCPLIIKIHQWSDRKKKVEVPLFNSYVFVHLADEDRNLVFQSPGAVRYLFWLGKPAIVRDDEISTIKSWLDKPNKVDIAITTLQVGDKITLESGPFTAQEAVIQEVKNTHYVLVLESLGCVLKMSIK, encoded by the coding sequence ATGATGAATTGGTATGTTGTTTATACAAAACCGAAATGGGAGAAAAAAGTAGCTGAACAGTTAACGAATGCTGGTGTAGAATGTTATTGTCCATTGATTATAAAAATACATCAATGGTCAGATAGAAAGAAAAAAGTAGAAGTACCACTTTTTAATTCATATGTTTTTGTTCATTTAGCTGATGAAGACCGGAATTTAGTATTCCAATCACCAGGTGCTGTAAGGTATTTATTTTGGTTGGGTAAACCTGCTATTGTAAGAGACGATGAAATTAGCACCATAAAATCTTGGCTTGACAAGCCTAATAAAGTTGATATTGCAATTACTACACTTCAGGTTGGAGATAAAATCACCTTGGAGTCTGGTCCTTTCACAGCTCAAGAGGCCGTGATTCAGGAAGTAAAAAACACGCATTACGTTCTTGTATTAGAATCATTAGGTTGTGTACTGAAAATGAGTATAAAGTAA
- a CDS encoding nucleotide sugar dehydrogenase has protein sequence MESNLKIAVIGLGYVGLPLARLFATKHPVIGFDINESRVKELKAGYDATLEIDATTLTKVLLNDTTNAIGLYCTSILKEVTNCNYYIVTVPTPVDKNNRPDLTPLYKSSETVGKLLKSGDTVIYESTVYPGVTEEECVPVLERISGLQFNVDFFVGYSPERINPGDKEHTVDKILKVTSGSTPETAQKVNRLYQSVITAGTHLAPSIKVAEAAKVIENSQRDINIAFVNELAKIFNLLNIDTQAVLEAAGTKWNFLPFKPGLVGGHCIGVDPYYLAQKAQEMGYHPEIILAGRRLNDSMGEYVASQIVKLMIKKGVSVNGATLLMLGITFKENCPDVRNTKIVDVIAALTDYGITVTIYDPLADPEAVKKEYKLATVNTVPNTTFDAIVLGVAHTDFLSLDFSRLQKSNSILYDVKGVLGDRVDGRL, from the coding sequence ATGGAATCAAATTTGAAAATAGCAGTTATCGGTTTGGGTTATGTTGGTTTGCCTCTAGCACGATTATTTGCTACTAAACATCCTGTAATTGGGTTTGATATAAATGAATCCAGAGTAAAAGAATTAAAAGCAGGTTATGATGCCACCCTTGAAATTGATGCTACAACATTAACTAAGGTACTTTTAAATGATACTACTAACGCCATTGGACTATACTGCACATCTATTTTAAAAGAGGTGACTAATTGTAATTATTATATTGTAACCGTTCCTACACCCGTTGATAAAAATAACAGGCCAGATTTGACTCCTTTATATAAATCCAGTGAAACAGTAGGTAAACTACTAAAAAGTGGAGATACTGTCATTTATGAATCTACGGTTTATCCTGGAGTAACAGAAGAAGAATGTGTACCTGTTTTAGAAAGAATTTCAGGTTTACAATTTAATGTTGATTTCTTTGTGGGGTATTCTCCTGAAAGAATTAATCCTGGAGATAAAGAGCATACTGTTGATAAAATACTAAAAGTAACTTCGGGTTCTACTCCTGAAACCGCACAAAAAGTAAATCGTTTGTATCAGTCTGTGATTACAGCTGGAACCCATTTGGCTCCATCTATAAAAGTTGCAGAGGCAGCGAAAGTAATTGAAAATTCACAACGGGATATTAATATTGCTTTTGTAAATGAATTGGCTAAAATTTTTAATTTATTAAATATTGATACCCAGGCTGTTTTAGAAGCCGCAGGAACCAAATGGAATTTTCTTCCTTTTAAACCGGGTTTGGTTGGAGGACATTGCATCGGTGTTGATCCTTACTATTTGGCTCAAAAAGCACAAGAAATGGGGTACCATCCTGAAATTATTTTAGCGGGTAGGCGTTTGAATGACAGTATGGGAGAATATGTAGCCTCTCAAATAGTAAAATTAATGATCAAGAAAGGGGTTTCAGTCAATGGAGCAACGCTCTTGATGCTTGGAATTACTTTCAAAGAGAATTGTCCAGATGTTCGCAATACAAAGATTGTAGATGTGATTGCTGCTTTAACGGATTATGGTATTACGGTTACGATATATGATCCATTAGCCGATCCGGAAGCGGTTAAAAAAGAATATAAATTAGCAACGGTAAATACCGTACCCAATACAACCTTTGATGCCATTGTTTTGGGAGTAGCCCATACTGACTTTTTAAGTTTGGATTTTTCAAGATTGCAAAAGTCCAATAGTATTTTGTATGATGTAAAAGGAGTTTTGGGTGATCGTGTTGATGGAAGATTGTAA
- a CDS encoding mannose-1-phosphate guanylyltransferase, with amino-acid sequence MENKKSITHVILTGGVGSRLWPLSRKSQPKQYLDIFDGKSLFEMTVDRNRNIADKVMVVGNIDNCHLSRNVLEKSNTAYVDIIESTPRNTAAAIAFAAFASEPDDILIVTPSDHIIDEMEMYEDAINEAVDKALNGYIVTFGIVPTKPEIGYGYIERKGDDVISFREKPNQVTAAAFISKGNFLWNSGMFCFKASVLLEELKSFHPEVYEKSKIAWENNKAGNLDLDLSMDIPSISIDYAVMERSKKIKVVGSQFAWSDLGSFESVYDYLLTIGHKVDENGNMVIGTNNYTAFIGVKDTIFVYTPTANLILKKEFSQDVKSVYSALERANSDLLN; translated from the coding sequence ATGGAAAACAAAAAATCAATTACGCACGTAATTCTTACTGGAGGAGTAGGTAGCCGATTATGGCCTTTATCACGTAAAAGTCAGCCTAAGCAATACTTGGATATTTTTGACGGTAAGTCTTTATTTGAGATGACTGTGGACCGCAACCGAAATATTGCTGATAAGGTGATGGTGGTAGGTAATATTGATAATTGTCATTTGAGTAGGAATGTTTTAGAAAAATCGAATACTGCATATGTAGATATAATTGAATCTACTCCACGAAATACAGCAGCAGCTATTGCTTTTGCAGCCTTTGCATCTGAACCAGATGATATATTGATTGTAACACCATCAGATCATATCATTGATGAGATGGAAATGTATGAAGATGCTATTAATGAAGCTGTTGATAAGGCATTAAATGGGTATATTGTTACTTTTGGAATTGTACCAACAAAACCAGAAATTGGATATGGGTATATAGAGCGCAAAGGAGATGATGTCATTTCTTTTAGAGAAAAACCAAACCAAGTTACCGCTGCCGCCTTTATTTCTAAAGGGAACTTTTTGTGGAATAGTGGAATGTTTTGTTTTAAAGCCAGTGTATTATTAGAAGAACTAAAATCTTTCCACCCTGAAGTATATGAAAAGTCGAAAATTGCTTGGGAAAATAATAAAGCAGGGAATTTAGATTTGGATTTATCCATGGATATTCCTTCTATTAGTATTGATTATGCAGTAATGGAGAGAAGTAAAAAAATTAAAGTAGTTGGATCCCAATTTGCGTGGTCTGATTTGGGCTCATTTGAATCGGTTTACGATTATTTATTGACTATTGGGCATAAAGTAGATGAAAACGGAAATATGGTGATTGGTACTAACAACTATACTGCTTTCATTGGAGTTAAAGATACCATATTTGTTTATACGCCAACAGCTAATTTAATTTTGAAAAAAGAATTTTCTCAAGATGTTAAGAGTGTTTATAGTGCACTCGAAAGAGCTAACTCTGATTTATTGAATTAA
- a CDS encoding GDP-L-fucose synthase family protein — protein sequence MNKDTKIYIAGHNGMVGSAIWRTLIEKGYTHLIGSSSKELDLRNQQEVAAFMAKEKPEVIIDAAAKVGGILANNDFPYQFLMENMQIQNNLIDSAMKSDVEKFIFLGSSCIYPKLAPQPLKEEYLLTDTLEPTNEWYAIAKITGVKACQAIRKQFNKDYVSLMPTNLYGTYDNFDLTSSHVLPAMMRKFHEAKMNNNAPVTLWGSGTPMREFLFVDDMAQSVVFALENKLPDYLYNVGTGEDLTIKQLAETIQKIIGHQGEIIWDRTKPDGTPRKLMDISKMHALGWKHQVQLEEGIQKTYTWFLENIDKFKEVKM from the coding sequence ATGAATAAAGACACTAAAATATACATTGCCGGACATAACGGGATGGTAGGGAGCGCTATTTGGCGGACTCTTATTGAAAAAGGGTATACCCATCTTATTGGATCTTCCAGTAAGGAGTTGGATCTAAGAAACCAACAAGAAGTGGCTGCTTTTATGGCTAAAGAAAAACCTGAAGTGATTATTGATGCTGCTGCAAAAGTAGGAGGGATATTGGCCAACAATGATTTTCCGTATCAGTTCCTTATGGAAAACATGCAAATCCAGAATAATCTAATCGACTCAGCAATGAAGTCTGATGTAGAGAAATTTATCTTTTTGGGAAGTTCTTGTATCTATCCTAAACTAGCTCCACAACCTTTAAAAGAAGAATATTTATTGACGGATACTTTAGAACCCACCAATGAATGGTACGCGATTGCAAAAATAACTGGGGTAAAAGCCTGTCAGGCCATCCGAAAACAATTCAATAAAGATTATGTAAGCCTAATGCCTACTAATTTGTATGGGACTTACGATAATTTTGATTTAACTTCTTCGCATGTTTTACCTGCGATGATGCGTAAATTTCATGAAGCAAAAATGAATAATAATGCGCCAGTTACTCTTTGGGGTAGCGGAACACCTATGCGCGAATTCCTTTTTGTAGATGATATGGCACAGTCAGTTGTTTTTGCATTAGAAAACAAACTACCTGATTATTTATACAATGTAGGAACGGGGGAGGATTTAACGATCAAGCAATTGGCAGAAACCATTCAAAAAATAATTGGACATCAAGGAGAAATTATTTGGGATCGTACTAAACCAGATGGTACACCAAGAAAATTAATGGATATTTCTAAAATGCATGCTTTGGGATGGAAACATCAAGTGCAATTAGAAGAAGGGATACAGAAGACGTATACTTGGTTTTTAGAGAATATCGATAAATTTAAGGAAGTGAAGATGTAG
- a CDS encoding four helix bundle protein: MSYHIYSFEKLEVYQMARKFKIDIKLMSQGFPKEERFDLISQINRSSASISANLAEGSGRSSNFDQAHFTNMSYSTGLETIDHLNTALDMKYINEEKYTELRIKLDAILNKLNSLYKYQINNKETLKKKV; encoded by the coding sequence TTGAGCTACCACATCTATTCTTTCGAAAAATTAGAAGTATATCAAATGGCTAGAAAGTTCAAAATTGATATAAAGTTGATGAGTCAAGGGTTTCCAAAAGAAGAAAGATTTGATTTAATCAGTCAAATTAATAGGTCATCAGCGAGTATCTCTGCTAATTTAGCAGAGGGTTCTGGAAGATCTTCTAATTTTGACCAGGCCCATTTTACTAATATGTCCTATTCAACGGGGTTAGAAACAATAGATCATTTGAACACCGCCTTGGATATGAAGTATATTAATGAAGAAAAATATACAGAACTTAGAATAAAACTGGATGCTATTTTAAATAAATTAAATTCACTTTATAAATATCAAATCAATAATAAAGAGACGTTGAAGAAGAAAGTTTAA